One genomic window of Cellulophaga sp. Hel_I_12 includes the following:
- the istA gene encoding IS21 family transposase, whose product MANKQIEMRKIKQIFKLYSEGVSKRQISLITGLSRNTITKYIDFFKRYGLTNYEVSSMTLEELNRLFKTDQKGKSQQLLTLETYFPYFDKELRKTGVTKELLWQEYASKHPDGYKLSQFRYWYREWAKEVSPVMHFTHKAGDKLFIDFTGKKLSIVDRYTGEIQDLEVFVCVLGSSQYTYVEACESQKKEDFIACVENALWFYGGVPQALVPDNLRAAVTKSSRYEPKVNETFIDFAEHYETAVLPTRAYRPRDKAIVENAVRIIYTRVFAPLRNQTIHTKAALNKAILELLKTHNSTSFRGREYSRYSLFEEIEKHQLRPLPAKRYEIKRYANATVHKNSHIYFSKDKHYYSLPYQHIGKRIKMVYSDSAVEIYYQQELLTVHPRNKQKYGYSTIKEHMPSHHRFISEWSSEKFITWAEQVGNNCKVLIINILEKKQHPEQSYKSCLGILHLTKKVGNTRLDNACKRALDYGAHNYNIVERILKNGWDTLDEDIEDQPDIPNHSNIRGSHYYK is encoded by the coding sequence ATGGCCAACAAACAAATAGAAATGCGAAAAATAAAACAGATTTTCAAACTTTACAGTGAAGGAGTCAGTAAGCGTCAAATAAGCCTAATCACAGGGCTATCACGTAATACCATCACTAAATATATTGACTTTTTTAAGCGCTATGGGCTTACTAATTACGAAGTGTCTTCCATGACACTCGAGGAGCTGAACAGACTTTTTAAAACCGACCAAAAAGGTAAGAGCCAACAACTATTGACTCTAGAAACATACTTTCCTTATTTCGACAAAGAACTGCGCAAAACGGGTGTAACCAAAGAGCTACTCTGGCAAGAGTATGCTTCCAAACATCCAGATGGTTACAAACTTTCCCAGTTTAGATATTGGTACCGGGAGTGGGCTAAAGAAGTGTCTCCAGTGATGCATTTTACACACAAAGCTGGCGATAAACTTTTTATTGATTTTACAGGTAAGAAGCTTTCCATCGTAGACCGTTACACAGGTGAGATACAAGATTTAGAAGTCTTTGTTTGTGTATTGGGAAGTAGCCAATATACGTATGTTGAGGCTTGTGAGAGCCAAAAGAAAGAAGACTTTATAGCTTGTGTAGAAAATGCACTTTGGTTTTATGGCGGTGTACCACAAGCTTTAGTGCCCGATAACTTGAGGGCAGCAGTTACTAAAAGTAGTCGTTACGAACCGAAAGTAAATGAGACTTTTATAGATTTTGCTGAGCATTATGAAACGGCAGTACTTCCAACTAGAGCCTACAGACCTAGAGATAAAGCCATCGTCGAAAATGCTGTACGTATCATATATACACGTGTCTTTGCGCCATTGCGTAACCAAACGATCCATACTAAAGCTGCACTGAATAAGGCTATATTAGAACTTCTTAAAACCCATAACAGCACCTCTTTTAGGGGGCGTGAATATTCTCGCTATTCGTTATTTGAAGAGATTGAAAAGCATCAGCTCAGACCATTGCCAGCAAAACGCTATGAGATTAAACGCTACGCTAATGCAACGGTTCATAAAAACAGCCATATTTATTTTAGTAAGGACAAACACTATTATAGTCTGCCCTATCAGCATATAGGCAAGCGTATCAAAATGGTTTACTCAGATAGCGCAGTAGAGATTTACTACCAGCAGGAACTGCTTACGGTACATCCAAGAAACAAGCAAAAATATGGGTATAGCACGATAAAGGAACACATGCCTTCCCATCACCGCTTTATCAGCGAGTGGAGCAGTGAAAAATTCATTACCTGGGCAGAGCAAGTTGGTAATAATTGTAAGGTGTTAATCATTAACATATTAGAAAAGAAACAACACCCTGAGCAATCCTACAAATCGTGTTTAGGCATATTGCACCTTACTAAAAAGGTAGGCAATACACGGCTAGATAATGCCTGTAAGCGAGCATTAGACTATGGAGCGCATAACTACAATATTGTAGAGCGTATCCTTAAAAACGGCTGGGACACTTTAGATGAAGATATCGAAGATCAACCAGATATCCCAAACCATAGCAATATTAGAGGGAGCCATTATTACAAATAA
- a CDS encoding SCO family protein has product MRQFFSKYKLFGVVMLGLSAVIMYLFFNALQPVKILRIYQPADFNPELVDSSITHVKKYHTIADFSLINQNGKVITNEDYQDKIYIADFFFTTCPTICPIMTEHMAQIQKEILNDEDVLLLSHSVTPEIDSVPQLKKYALAKGVVDRKWNLVTGDKKQIYALARKSYMAVKSDGDGGPFDMIHTENFMLIDKKRRIRGTYDGTDPEEIQRLLADLAVLKASSENTDTE; this is encoded by the coding sequence ATGCGTCAATTCTTTTCAAAATATAAATTATTTGGTGTAGTGATGTTAGGTCTTTCTGCGGTCATCATGTACCTCTTTTTTAATGCGCTACAGCCCGTTAAAATTTTGCGCATTTACCAACCAGCAGATTTTAATCCTGAACTGGTTGACTCATCGATTACCCATGTAAAAAAATACCATACCATTGCCGATTTTTCTCTTATCAACCAAAATGGGAAAGTAATTACGAACGAAGATTATCAAGACAAGATTTATATCGCTGACTTCTTTTTCACCACTTGCCCCACTATATGCCCCATTATGACAGAACATATGGCCCAAATACAAAAAGAAATTTTAAATGACGAGGACGTACTATTGTTATCACATTCAGTAACTCCAGAGATTGATTCTGTCCCTCAATTAAAAAAATATGCCTTGGCAAAAGGAGTTGTTGATCGTAAATGGAATTTGGTTACTGGCGATAAGAAACAAATTTATGCCCTGGCAAGAAAATCCTATATGGCCGTAAAATCTGATGGTGATGGAGGTCCTTTCGACATGATACACACTGAAAATTTTATGTTGATTGATAAAAAACGTAGAATTCGCGGCACATACGACGGCACAGATCCTGAAGAAATACAACGTCTTTTGGCAGATTTAGCAGTATTAAAAGCATCTTCCGAGAATACCGATACGGAGTAA
- a CDS encoding FeoA family protein — protein MIKTVAQLKRGEKGIIKEFADDILPIKLLELGCLPGNEVELIQVAPLKDPIYINVNGSHIAIRRSVAELIELELTDDAALL, from the coding sequence TTGATAAAAACGGTCGCACAACTTAAAAGAGGAGAAAAGGGAATTATCAAGGAATTTGCCGACGATATTTTACCTATAAAGCTACTAGAGTTGGGTTGCTTGCCTGGCAATGAGGTAGAGTTAATACAGGTTGCTCCATTGAAAGATCCTATTTACATTAATGTAAATGGATCGCATATTGCCATACGCCGTTCTGTGGCTGAATTAATTGAATTGGAACTAACTGACGATGCTGCCCTATTATGA
- the rseP gene encoding RIP metalloprotease RseP has protein sequence MDYFIQILTFILIISILVVLHELGHYIPAKYFKTKVEKFYLFFDVKFSLFKKKIGETEYGIGWLPLGGYVKIAGMIDESMDTEQLKKDPEPWEFRSKPAWQRLIIMLGGVTVNFFLAWLIYSGLFFTVGDRYIPASNIKHGILVDSIGERIGLKTGDQILEIDGKKTKKFDDAMIDILLGDNITVDRNGEKITFPIPEEGIRDVLGAKGRRFLSYRTLWVVDTVIPGKPAENAGILKGDRLIAVNDKKTEYWNEFVQEISASATKSLSITLERDGREEIIDVRVGEDGAIGVGPKIEDISITDDYTLLASIPAGFTETINVLTKQIKQFKIIFKPKTEAYKAVRGPIGIVDMMPASWDWMFFWSFLAMFSVWLAFVNLLPIPALDGGHVMFLLYEMISGRAPSEKVLERGQIIGFVIIMSLMAVIFGHDIWVLIQEKILNK, from the coding sequence ATGGATTATTTTATACAGATTCTTACCTTTATTTTAATCATATCAATTTTAGTTGTTTTACACGAATTAGGACATTACATCCCAGCAAAATATTTTAAAACCAAGGTAGAAAAGTTCTATTTGTTTTTTGATGTAAAATTTTCACTTTTTAAGAAAAAAATTGGAGAAACAGAATACGGTATCGGATGGTTGCCGCTAGGGGGTTATGTCAAAATTGCTGGTATGATTGATGAAAGCATGGATACCGAGCAACTAAAAAAAGATCCAGAACCATGGGAATTTAGATCAAAACCAGCTTGGCAACGCTTGATTATTATGTTAGGTGGTGTTACGGTAAACTTTTTTCTCGCCTGGCTGATTTATAGTGGTTTATTTTTTACGGTAGGTGATCGCTATATTCCAGCATCGAACATCAAACACGGTATTTTAGTAGATTCAATTGGGGAACGAATTGGACTTAAAACTGGAGATCAGATTTTAGAAATAGATGGTAAAAAAACAAAGAAGTTTGATGATGCAATGATCGATATTCTTCTTGGGGACAATATTACTGTAGATCGCAACGGCGAAAAAATTACATTTCCTATACCAGAAGAGGGCATAAGAGATGTTTTAGGTGCAAAAGGAAGACGCTTTTTAAGTTATAGAACGCTTTGGGTGGTTGACACTGTTATTCCGGGGAAACCTGCAGAAAATGCAGGTATTTTAAAAGGCGATAGATTAATTGCAGTGAACGATAAAAAAACAGAGTATTGGAATGAGTTTGTGCAAGAAATAAGTGCTTCGGCTACTAAATCCTTAAGTATCACTTTAGAAAGAGACGGTAGAGAAGAAATAATTGATGTAAGGGTGGGGGAAGATGGTGCTATAGGTGTAGGTCCAAAAATAGAAGATATAAGTATTACCGATGATTATACGCTTTTAGCGTCTATACCTGCGGGTTTTACAGAAACTATAAATGTCTTAACCAAGCAAATAAAGCAATTCAAAATCATCTTTAAACCAAAAACAGAGGCGTATAAAGCGGTACGTGGACCTATAGGTATCGTTGATATGATGCCGGCGAGTTGGGACTGGATGTTTTTCTGGAGCTTTTTAGCGATGTTTTCGGTGTGGTTGGCATTTGTAAATCTACTACCCATACCAGCATTAGATGGTGGGCATGTTATGTTTTTGCTATACGAGATGATCTCAGGAAGAGCACCGAGTGAAAAAGTTTTAGAGCGCGGTCAAATCATTGGTTTTGTGATTATTATGTCGTTAATGGCGGTTATTTTTGGTCACGATATTTGGGTATTGATTCAAGAGAAAATATTAAATAAGTAA